A stretch of the Lolium perenne isolate Kyuss_39 chromosome 3, Kyuss_2.0, whole genome shotgun sequence genome encodes the following:
- the LOC127345123 gene encoding uncharacterized protein: MEGLIPFIYKAIKERKTRSYSRCSSTGSARGFGAGGVEDGDVWEQKQWKDGGVGRDQMTHRRHRSLEELAGEVGGAAPEWRADGRMRRGKSSRIFSCIGGM; the protein is encoded by the coding sequence ATGGAGGGGCTCATCCCGTTCATCTACAAGGCCATCAAGGAGAGGAAGACCCGGAGCTACTCAAGGTGCAGCTCCACCGGCTCGGCCCGCGGGTTCGGCGCCGGCGGCGTGGAAGACGGCGACGTGTGGGAGCAGAAGCAGTGGAAGGATGGTGGCGTGGGGAGGGACCAGATGACGCACCGGCGTCATCGGTCGCTGGAGGAGCTCGCCGGCGAGGTGGGAGGGGCGGCGCCGGAGTGGCGCGCGGACGGCCGGATGAGGAGGGGCAAAAGCTCCAGGATCTTCTCCTGCATCGGCGGCATGTGA
- the LOC127345120 gene encoding uncharacterized protein has translation MPPKSKAAAAAAAAAEPAAVEDLFSALHRHIEAGEFPQAVKVADQVLAAAPGDEDAVRCKVVAHIKSDATDKALAAIRAADRLPIDLSYYKAYCYYRQNKLQEALEILNGQEETAAVLQLESQIYYRLARMTDCLNSYEKLQKFKIDSMDLKINTIAALIAAGRASEVQAAMKAQKVDLTTRALRDARSFELAYNSACTLIENKKYPEAEEQLDLAKRIGKEELMVEDYAEDEIEYELAPVSAQLAYVQQLQGQTQEAMETYVNMTNKKSGDPSSLAVATTNLISLKGTKDAADSLRKLDRLVEKSTAPNQLQLIESLEFKLPPRKKEALYSARVLLLLHANKIDQAHELVSGLLGMFQDSIFPILLQAAVHVREKKVPKAEEVLSRYAEKHPNNSKEVLLALAQIAATANHFQIAADSLSKISDIQHMPATVATLVALKERLSDSNGAANVLDSAIQWWKNAMTEDNKLDVFMREAASFKLNHGRDEEACQLYEELVKSYGSTEALAGLVATSARTDLEKAELYEKKLKPLPGLKGINVESLEKTSGARHVDQAVKVDAPEEVKKQKAKKRKRKPKYPKNFDPANPGPPPDPERWLPKRERSSYRPKRNKRVQVRGAQGSVSKHDAAAANAGGASSKASQSTTSAKAPEPPKGNKSRNKKSRR, from the exons ATGCCGCCCAAATCCaaggccgcggcggcggcggcggccgccgcggagCCAGCCGCCGTGGAGGACCTCTTCTCGGCGCTCCACCGCCACATCGAGGCCGGCGAGTTCCCCCAGGCCGTCAAGGTCGCCGACCAAG TTCTCGCGGCGGCGCCGGGCGACGAGGACGCGGTGCGGTGCAAGGTGGTGGCGCACATCAAGTCCGACGCCACCGACAAGGCGCTCGCGGCCATCCGCGCCGCCGACCGCCTCCCCATCGACCTCAGCTACTATAAG GCATACTGCTACTACAGGCAGAACAAATTGCAAGAAGCTTTGGAAATATTGAATGGCCAAGAAGAAACAGCTGCTGTTCTCCAGTTAGAATCCCAGATCTATTACCGACTAGCAAGAATGACTGATTGCTTGAATAGCTATGAGAAGCTTCAAAAATTTAAGATTGACTCAATGGATCTTAAGATAAATACCATCGCTGCTCTGATTGCAGCCGGAAGGGCTTCTGAAGTACAGGCAGCCATGAAGGCGCAAAAGGTTGATCTTACCACTAGAGCGCTCAGAGATGCTAGGAGCTTTGAGCTTGCATATAATTCTGCTTGCACCTTGATAGAAAATAAGAAGTATCCAGAAGCTGAAGAGCAGCTGGACTTGGCGAAAAG AATCGGGAAGGAGGAGCTTATGGTGGAAGATTATGCAGAAGATGAGATTGAATATGAATTAGCTCCTGTATCTGCTCAGCTTGCTTATGTACAGCAG TTACAAGGACAGACTCAAGAAGCAATGGAAACCTATGTTAATATGACAAACAAGAAATCAGGAGATCCCTCATCACTTGCCGTGGCAACAACTAACCTTATATCACTGAAAGGTACAAAGGATGCTGCCGATAGCTTAAGGAAGCTTGACCGGCTTGTTGAGAAGTCTACAGCTCCAAACCAGTTGCAACTTATTGAGAGCCTTGAATTCAAGTTACCCCCAAGGAAAAAAGAAGCCCTGTATTCTGCGCGCGTTCTTTTACTCCTCCATGCAAATAAAATTGACCAG GCACATGAGTTGGTCAGTGGACTGCTTGGTATGTTTCAAGACAGTATATTCCCTATTTTACTTCAAGCTGCAGTTCATGTGAGAGAAAAGAAGGTCCCGAAAGCTGAGGAAGTTCTTAGCCGTTATGCTGAGAAGCATCCTAATAATTCGAAAGAAGTCCTCCTTGCGCTTGCCCAGATTGCTGCTACTGCAAACCATTTTCAAATTGCTGCTGACTCGCTGTCTAAAATATCTGACATCCAGCACATGCCAGCTACAGTTGCTACCCTAGTAGCTCTAAAAGAGCGTCTAAGTGACTCTAATGGTGCTGCTAATGTGCTTGATTCTGCTATCCAGTGGTGGAAGAATGCCATGACAGAGGATAACAAGCTGGATGTGTTCATGCGGGAGGCTGCTTCATTTAAGCTCAATCATGGGCGGGATGAAGAGGCTTGTCAGCTGTATGAGGAACTTGTGAAGAGCTATGGGAGCACGGAAGCGTTGGCTGGGTTAGTCGCAACTTCAGCTCGCACAGACCTTGAGAAAGCAGAGCTATATGAGAAGAAGCTGAAACCATTGCCTGGTCTTAAGGGAATTAACGTTGAGAGCCTGGAGAAGACATCTGGTGCAAGACATGTAGACCAAGCCGTGAAGGTGGATGCTCCTGAGGAAGTGAAGAAGCAGAAGgctaagaagaggaagaggaagcctAAATATCCAAAGAACTTTGATCCAGCGAACCCAGGGCCACCCCCAGATCCTGAGAGATGGCTGCCCAAGAGGGAGAGGTCGAGTTACCGTCCAAAGAGGAATAAGAGGGTCCAGGTCAGAGGTGCACAGGGTTCTGTGAGTAAGCATGATGCAGCTGCTGCCAATGCTGGTGGTGCCTCTTCGAAAGCAAGCCAATCCACCACCTCAGCAAAGGCTCCAGAACCACCGAAGGGCAACAAGTCCCGGAATAAAAAATCGAGGAGATAG
- the LOC127345121 gene encoding uncharacterized protein, which yields MAKRAQGQEKKQENKRSRPDHKHHLYLVLDDWDSGFSIHKIDTDQDTADLRQPPVLRLVSPVPGNPMCFDVLGRNILIATNPRCGTAPTLVYDTERAGLAVGPPLPAPLLGDFHISVAAADMLYALTYYHRNSLEVMSWAPTGVGKEQDPWSPRPTMDWSWTSVPTPPPFKEDEWITSYAMHPDGRTIFMSALNRSNLRCRTFSFDTRQCEWRFHGGWALPFQGQGYYDSTLDAWVGLHKDGYICSCQVASRSGTEQPDWKIVKEKKLFRSVPVRKQAAQDATLTYMGNAKFCIVECVVREEVEYEDAFGDCDGCMLLITKFGLKYSHKGELQTTSNPTTNSYRVSKYITSFSPTAFWM from the coding sequence ATGGCTAAGCGGGCGCAGGGACAGGAGAAGAAGCAGGAAAACAAAAGGTCACGGCCTGATCACAAACACCACCTCTATCTGGTGCTGGATGACTGGGACAGCGGGTTCAGCATCCACAAGATTGACACCGACCAAGACACTGCTGACCTCCGCCAGCCACCCGTCCTCCGCCTAGTGTCACCTGTACCTGGTAACCCAATGTGCTTCGATGTCCTGGGCAGAAACATCCTCATCGCCACAAACCCACGTTGTGGCACGGCTCCCACCCTTGTCTATGACACGGAAAGGGCAGGACTGGCCGTCGGCCCTCCTCTCCCAGCTCCACTGCTCGGCGATTTTCACATCTCGGTGGCTGCTGCCGACATGCTATATGCCTTGACATACTACCACAGGAACTCCCTTGAGGTGATGTCATGGGCACCCACTGGTGTTGGCAAGGAGCAGGATCCATGGTCTCCAAGACCAACCATGGACTGGTCCTGGACAAGTGTGCCCACGCCACCGCCATTCAAGGAGGATGAATGGATCACCTCCTACGCCATGCACCCAGATGGACGCACCATCTTCATGTCCGCGCTCAACAGGTCCAATCTGCGATGCCGGACCTTCTCCTTTGACACCAGGCAATGTGAGTGGAGGTTCCATGGGGGATGGGCCTTGCCTTTCCAGGGCCAAGGCTACTATGACAGCACGCTGGACGCATGGGTTGGCCTCCACAAGGATGGTTACATTTGCTCCTGCCAAGTCGCCTCCCGCAGCGGTACCGAGCAGCCAGACTGGAAAATTGTCAAGGAGAAGAAGTTGTTCCGCAgcgtccccgtcagaaaacaagcaGCCCAAGATGCCACTCTCACCTACATGGGCAACGCCAAGTTTTGCATTGTGGAGTGTGTGGTGCGTGAGGAAGTGGAGTATGAGGATGCTTTTGGTGATTGTGATGGCTGCATGCTCCTCATAACCAAGTTTGGCCTCAAGTACAGTCATAAGGGAGAACTGCAAACCACCAGCAATCCCACCACCAACTCCTATCGAGTGTCAAAGTATATCACCTCTTTTTCTCCTACAGCATTCTGGATGTAG
- the LOC127345122 gene encoding uncharacterized protein encodes MDAGGTSNRDRRPTKPRKLRFKPKVPRQKPKKSTAQKPQVEETNPVDAELIKTLRAGRGDAKTLRVIKDEQSALDSNSTVPSAAKVSLPPVQPGGQKRAQPKRALQIPRAPPVAANTERFYGYEDDDDEDEDDYNAELPEPLPSSTECESSIHPAKELNLLERDDKTRMFLFQLPKSLPLLRTSTTVVERNGRSIVKEVKEGYSLNDLPGGYMGKMLVYKSGKVKMKLGDALFDVNPGTECGMTQHAVAVNTKKKHCCQLGDIEKRHLVVTPDVNSLLNDNRI; translated from the exons ATGGATGCAGGTGGCACCTCCAACAGAGACCGTCGTCCTACCAAG CCACGGAAGCTCAGGTTCAAACCAAAAGTGCCACGGCAGAAGCCGAAGAAGTCAACTGCACAAAA GCCACAAGTGGAAGAGACAAACCCAGTTGATGCAGAGTTAATCAAGACACTGAGG GCAGGCCGAGGGGATGCAAAAACTTTGCGAGTTATTAAAG ATGAGCAATCGGCACTGGATTCCAACTCAACAGTTCCTTCTGCAGCCAAAGTTAGCTTACCACCGGTGCAACCAGGAGGGCAGAAGCGAGCTCAACCA AAGAGGGCACTTCAAATCCCTAGAGCCCCTCCTGTTGCTGCCAATACAG AAAGGTTCTACGGTtatgaagatgacgatgatgaggatgaagatgactATAATGCTGAGTTACCGGAGCCTCTCCCAAGCTCAACTGAATGTGAATCTTCCATCCATCCAGCAAAAGAGCTCAATCTGCTC GAACGTGACGATAAAACTAGAATGTTCTTATTCCAGTTGCCGAAATCTCTTCCTTTGCTAAGAACATCAACCACTGTAGTTGAAAGGAATGGAAGGTCCATAGTGAAGGAGGTGAAAGAAGGATACAGTCTGAATGATTTGCCAGGAGGGTATATGGGCAAGATGCTGGTGTACAAGAGTGGCAAGGTCAAGATGAAGTTGGGAGATGCCTTGTTTGAT GTGAACCCGGGTACTGAATGTGGGATGACACAACACGCAGTAGCCGTGAACACTAAAAAGAAACATTGCTGCCAGCTTGGGGACATCGAGAAACGGCATCTCGTCGTGACCCCGGATGTCAACTCTCTGTTGAATGACAATAGGATTTAG